The genomic region CTTTACATATAGTTACCTCTGAAAATCCCACGACGATCTTCGTATTGGAGCACCTTGCATTGCTGAGGATCCTAGGGATCTCCCAGGCGATCGCTTGTGTACAAGTTCTACAATTCTGGCTTCTCTGTAGTTGAAGTCTGGATCACGGACACTGTAGAGATAGAGTGTCTCGGGGCAGTTGGTGTTACCTGATGTAGCTGGGTTGGCCGCTTGCCATTTCTGAAGCATGGGCCTCAGTGCTGTGTGGATCAGTTGCCACTCACTATGTCTAAGCGTCTGCAATATGGAGAAAACAGACCAGCACTGCAGTTATTTCAGTAGAAGTTATTGTCATTAAATGAGCTGTATAATACAAAACACCAAGTTGCAATAATAAAAGACTACGAAGAGAgactgtctttatatacatactcttGACGCAGACTGGTCATATTTTAACACAATATCGGTACTTTCTAATATTGAGAATTCACAGAACCTTGATGTGTCCAGATTAGAGTTTGATTGCAGTCTGCATTAAGACAATTTGAAGTcatttaaaaagaaagacaattagAAGCAGtttaagcaaaaaaacaaaacagtggcCACTGGCATAGGGGCAGGTTGCTAGGTTAGGATCAACCGGTCTTCATATGCAAGGATTTcatgtagaaaaaatataataatgattacctcTTCATCATCCGCCAGTTGCACATTGAAGAAGACGGTGGCGAAATTGCAATTGGCATCAACATTTACCGTATCATTGTAAGCAATCTGATGGCACGTCAGGCCACTGAGCTCCCTCCCTTTCAGATACAGCACAGCGAACTGACCAGTCCTCTAttgggaaataaataaagaaaagtgatCCGCATCGTCGGAAATAATCGAATGTCACCTCTCAGGGGAGATTATTCTATATCATTGTATTCTCCGAAATTCATTGTTCCCTCAGAGGGTTTAAGGCTTACACTTCCTTTCCGCGTCATTCCTTCAAGTATCGGGAGGTCTATCTGCTCAGGCGTCGTGGCAGAGAGGGCGGCATCGGGGCACAGGAGGAGCGCCAGCAGGGGGCACAGGAACCAGGAAAACCGGGGAGCCATCGTCACTCAGTTctctggaagcagaatgtcacTAATGTGAGTTATGCGTATTAAgtgcacatacaaaaaaaacaatacaaaaatacaaaaaaaaaatgaatacaaataaaaaaaaatgatatatacataaataaatatataaatcaaatttagaatatatataaataaagaaatagatataaatacatatatatatatgcacaaactcaTTCAGCGCAGGAAATAATTCTGACACTTCATTCCACAGTTAAATGAAATGAGTTTCTGTCCTAAAACCAAAGTCTGTGGAAAAGGCCCAGTGTACTCACCCTGTGGAGTGATCGTGTGCGTCTGCCTTGACGCGGTCCTCCTGCCGTTCATATAGTAAGTgcagggattggggggggggtagtctctTCCGTTGCAAGGAACAAAATTcaaaagatatatgatataagtCGACACGACCGTGTGTGGTAGCttactatacatacattcacatatacacatacacacgcgcacacacacacatatagactgatagataggcagatatagttatagatataaatatatagatacatagatgtgtttacacacacacacatatacatacatgtgtgtgtgtgtttaactgcatatatttacatatctgtgtgcatatatataaatatatatatgtatgtatgtatttatttacatatatatatgtatgtatgtatatagatagatagatagatagacgtatgtatgtgtgtctgaggtTGGTCAAACGCATTCATCGTCATCCCCTCCAACTCCCAGGCGTGCCCAATGAGGCGGCGTACCCAGGGCACCAAACCCCTAACAacttggtggacagcagtggtatCAAGACcctcacagtgtgtgtgtttgtgtgtgtgcgagcgcgcgtgtgtgttgataataaaaaaaataaaataactatgtTATATCACGAAGAAAATAAGCGAAAACTAGCAAAAGAGTTGTTGAGTTATTCTTAATCAATCCTCAATTTTGACGATTGTGCAGCTGACCGACAGAGTCGTGGCCATCCTAAGGTTATCGAGCTGGGATTTTTATCTGGCGACACTAGTGCATTCAAGTGAAAACAAACCCTGTTGTCAAATAAAGTTATAAAAGGCTAAGTAAACATTGACACTTATTATTTAGTTTATGAGAAAGTATATGAAGAAACAGATATTCCCTGTCTTGATTTCCTAATCGAATGTTAATGCCCTCATTTCGCTTAATTGCCTGTAGATTACATTCTCTAAAAGCTATGTTTCACGAAGTTTGCTAGAAATAATAAGATAGaatttaaaaatacaaaaataaatttatGACATACCAGTCTACTGCTGATTACAGTTCGCTTGTCGGAGGAACGAAAACATACTATCcatacatgtttatttgttcTCCTTGTTCAGTAACATATATCATCAAGTTATATGTAATTTAGCCGTAATTGGGCGTCCTTATTTTTTAGAAGAGGTAATATTCTCCCactgagacaaaaaaagaaagaaagaaaaaaaagacaaagatttTTACCAAATGCTTTATTGGGTATTTAATTTCAAATATAAAATGTAGAGAAGAATTTGCACAGACTTTTGTTTAAAACAGTAATTTAACAATAAGGTTTAcatcagggctactcaactgggCTTGCTGTTAAGCAAATAATtcatgtcggaattcccctaagacTCAGGATCTCTCATAGCAATCCacgatgcactgagtcaaacgccttcttgagatggATGTAGTCTGCATGATGGCATTCCAAAGTGACTCAGAGCACTAGGATATGGACTATTGTGGACTcgccaagagtgaatccagacaactccggtctctggtgccttagtaggtggtcactgatctgtttcagaaggatgtgggcgaaaatcttgcttggtatactgagcagtgcaatgccacggtagttgctaaaGTCCCATCGAttgcctttccccttccagagaggtcagggggaatggtgccagactgccagatggcagtcaagactgtatgcaagccccatgccataggttcacctccagcctttagcagttcaccaAGGATATTACATATGTCTGATGACCATTCAGCCAAGCCTTGCGACACGCTTCTGTGGCCTCCATAGTCTCTTAGCTTTTGCTCTGACGATACGCATTTCCTCAGTATTACTGCAACGATCGCCAATGTCCGTTGTATCTTGCGACGGTCGCATCTGTTCGAAGACCATGGTCATGACAAAGCTCTAGGGATAGTCCGCCACGTGCTTAAGTCAAACACGCGCCTTCTGATAATGTTCACTATTCTTCAAAGGTACAACACCTCAGACACCTTTAGATTCTAAAActactttttttatgtttttatttgtccAACTGACTTAGACTTTGACCTCGGCATTGGCGGCTTGGAATGGAAATAATAGGTTCATAACTATAGAATTATTAACAATTCCACACtggcatacataaatattatatatccattatataataAGATTATTAGAAATATCATAGAAAATTACGACTCCATTACATTATAGCATTATTACACATACTGCATAGAATAGAACATAATCATAAAATATTCAGTGATTGTGAATTACATTCATGATGAAATTAATCATCAAAGCTACATAagttgaaataaatataaattctaTACCCACGAAGTACACCCTAAAATGACCAATAAACAAGCACctttaattatgattttaatgaatTCCCTATTAattgaaaaatgagaagaaaaaaaactagaccAGCCATTTACACTTGATACTAAACTTTTGATTTTGGTTTATATATTGGCACTGTGATAAATAGTGCCAATATTAAACCTTTATTATATAAGAAACTTTTCTAAAATTCAATAAACCTGCTTACCATAGACGTTGACTAAAAAGAAGCATTAGTCTTTGTATTATAGTCACATGGTAATAGTCTAAGATCGATATAAAAACAatcgatataataattataaagaagaaacaaagaatattCAATATTCCTATCATAATAAACGAAACTGCAAATATAAGCCTATCTTACAACATgctctttatttctattaaaaaacaataatctgACAATCTGCTGCACAAAAAATATCTAAGCAATGACACGCCAAGGCCATTTTATTTACAGAGTTTGACTGAGTTCATCATTCAGCATGAATATCTAACAAAATTTTACCTGAAATGTAATCAAAGAAAGCCCATGATCATCTGCCTCTATGCTTACACCTTGGCACTTCCTATATTGTACAAATAGTAAAATTAACATAACCAGGCTGAACTGACGGCGGGTCTTCCCATACATACAGAAATGTTCCCGCTTGTATGATGTATGGCAACTTTACGAATATACGAAAACATTAgagaaggggtaaaaaaaaaaaaaaaaaaaaaaaaaaaaaaactcaaattatAATTCCACTACTAAATATTTCAACTAATTAAGTTCAAGCTCAATAAGTGTAATAAAgtcacatgtatgcatatatatgtgatatatatgtatatatgtatgtatgcatatatatgaacatatatataaatatatatatacataatatatatatatatgtgtatgtgtgtgtgtgtgtgtgtgtgtgtgtttatatgtatatttatatatatatatatatatatatttgcatagataattatgtgtacacgtatatacatatacatatatataaatataaatatatatgtatatgtgtgtgtatatatatatatatatatccacaacagATGTTCCACGGGGGAAACGGATTCCTGGTGGAGCAGAACAGCAGAAAACCACATGATgcgcatattcatttattaaagCTTTCAGACATCAATagctgtgtccatcatcagaatctgcatagaCAAGAGGTACACTTTTGTCAAACTTTATTACAGCGAattaaacgaaaataagaaaaactaaatgcaacacaaattataaaaatgaaacttGGGAGAAATACGAAACACTGAACATAAAGAAGGGGTTGAAAGTCTGGCTGTCCGTCgtaggtgagtgagggagtggaatCGTGTAGTTTAAAGTAAAGTCAAGTTTggaaagaagaatggggaggacgactggggataggggaaggatgaggggtggAGAAAAATCTAGTTTTATTTCATGGTTTGTTTTGAGAGTTACCTCGAAGTAGCTTGTGTCCGGAGCCCTCAACCCCGGCGATGCTGAGCTGGTAAATGTCATAGTTAATTTTCTTATAAACATGAGACGTGGAATTACGAGACGGGAATAGCTGTGTTCATCCTCAAATTCGCTGTAATACATACGCTTAGCTTTTTTCGACTCGTTTTCTCGTTCGTCAGAGTTGAACGAGCAGTTTCGAACGCAGCATAAAGCCTCAAGCACTATGAGTTTAATAGTAattatttgcgtgtgtttttgtgtatttatacatatgatgtatCTGTATCCGTATATACGAGTACATACGGTATATATGCACTTTATGCCTATACAaaattgtgtttgtttacttgcatgaat from Penaeus chinensis breed Huanghai No. 1 chromosome 39, ASM1920278v2, whole genome shotgun sequence harbors:
- the LOC125046747 gene encoding uncharacterized protein LOC125046747, translated to MAPRFSWFLCPLLALLLCPDAALSATTPEQIDLPILEGMTRKGSRTGQFAVLYLKGRELSGLTCHQIAYNDTVNVDANCNFATVFFNVQLADDEETLRHSEWQLIHTALRPMLQKWQAANPATSGNTNCPETLYLYSVRDPDFNYREARIVELVHKRSPGRSLGSSAMQGAPIRRSSWDFQR